The Corallococcus silvisoli genome contains the following window.
CACGGAGGCGGTGGCGCTGCAGAAGCGCCTGCGCGAGCAGCTCATCCTCCAGCCGCCTCCAGGCCTGAAGGTCACGCGGCTGGCGGGCGCGGACATCTCCACGGAGAAGGGCAACGACACGGGCTATGGCGGCATGGTGGTGCTCGACGCGGCGACCCTGGAGCCGGTGGCCCGGGCGGTGGCCGCGGTGCCGCTGACGTTCCCCTACGTCCCGGGCCTGCTGTCGTTCCGCGAGCTGCCAGTGCTCGCGGCGGTCTGGGAGCGGCTCGCGCTCCGGCCTGACGTGCTCGTCTTCGACGGCCATGGCACCGCGCACCCGCGCCGGTTGGGCATCGCCTGCCACGGTGGGCTGCTCTTCGACACTCCGTCCATTGGCTGCGCCAAGTCGCTGCT
Protein-coding sequences here:
- the nfi gene encoding deoxyribonuclease V (cleaves DNA at apurinic or apyrimidinic sites) produces the protein MEPPRAPHAWNVTPTEAVALQKRLREQLILQPPPGLKVTRLAGADISTEKGNDTGYGGMVVLDAATLEPVARAVAAVPLTFPYVPGLLSFRELPVLAAVWERLALRPDVLVFDGHGTAHPRRLGIACHGGLLFDTPSIGCAKSLLVGTPGKLAERRGATSPILHKGEVVGMAVRTRTGVSPVYVSPGHRMDLDTAVEWVLKASPRYREPETTRHAHRLVNAFRRAGGEAAELEGGHAG